Proteins encoded in a region of the Prunus persica cultivar Lovell chromosome G4, Prunus_persica_NCBIv2, whole genome shotgun sequence genome:
- the LOC18780445 gene encoding farnesyl pyrophosphate synthase 2 has protein sequence MADLKSKFLQVYSVLKSELLEDPAFEFTNDSRQWVERMMDYNVPGGKLNRGLSVIDSYQLLQEGRELTEDEIFLASALGWCIEWLQAFFLVLDDIMDGSHTRRGQPCWFRLPKVGMIAVNDGVVLRNHIPRILRKHFREKPYYVDLLDLFNEVEFQTASGQMIDLITTIQGEKDLSKYSLSIHRRIVQYKTAYYSFYLSVACALLMSGEELENHIDVKNLLIEMGIYFQVQDDYLDCYGNPETIGKIGTDIEDFKCSWLVVKALELSNEEQKKILYENYGKADPENVAKVKALYKELDIEGAFADYESKSYEKLTSGIEGHPSKAVQAVLKSFLGKIYKRKK, from the exons ATGGCGGATCTGAAGTCAAAGTTTCTCCAGGTCTACTCTGTTCTTAAATCGGAGCTCTTGGAAGACCCTGCTTTTGAATTCACCAACGACTCTCGTCAATGGGTCGAGCGG ATGATGGACTACAATGTTCCTGGAG GGAAGCTGAACCGGGGATTGTCTGTTATTGATAGCTATCAGCTGTTGCAAGAAGGAAGGGAATTAACTGAAGACGAAATCTTCCTGGCCAGTGCTCTTGGTTGGTGCATTGAATGG CTTCAAGCATTTTTTCTGGTTCTTGATGACATCATGGATGGCTCTCACACACGGCGTGGTCAACCTTGCTGGTTTAGATTGCCCAAG GTTGGTATGATTGCAGTAAATGATGGAGTTGTACTCAGAAACCATATTCCAAGGATCCTCCGAAAACACTTTAGGGAAAAGCCATACTATGTGGATCTTCTTGATTTGTTCAATGAG GTGGAATTCCAAACTGCTTCAGGTCAGATGATAGATTTGATCACTACTATTCAAGGAGAAAAAGATCTATCCAAATACTCTTTGTCAAT TCACCGGCGTATTGTTCAGTACAAGACTGCCTATTACTCGTTTTATCTTTCA GTTGCATGTGCATTGCTTATGTCAGGTGAGGAACTGGAAAACCATATTGATGTAAAAAACCTTCTTATTGAGATGGGGATCTACTTTCAAGTACAG GATGATTATTTGGATTGCTATGGCAATCCTGAAACAATTGGTAAG ATAGGAACAGACATTGAAGATTTCAAGTGCTCTTGGTTGGTTGTGAAAGCATTGGAACTTAGCAATgaggaacaaaagaaaatactatAT GAGAACTATGGGAAAGCAGACCCAGAAAATGTGGCAAAAGTAAAAGCCCTCTACAAAGAACTTGATATTGAG GGTGCATTTGCGGATTATGAGAGCAAAAGCTATGAGAAGCTGACGAGTGGTATTGAAGGTCACCCTAGCAAAGCGGTGCAAGCAGTGTTGAAGTCCTTCTTGGGCAAGATATACaagaggaagaaatag
- the LOC18778328 gene encoding phosphoglycolate phosphatase 2 isoform X2 encodes MNSSPAQLLSAQNVNQLLDSVQAFLFDCDGVIWKGDKLIDGVPETLHMLRSKGKKLVFVTNNSTKSRSQYANKFLSLGISVTEDEIFSSSFAAAMYLQLINFPQHKKVYVIGEQGILEELQLAGFTALGGPEDGKKTAQLKSNCLFEHDKSVGAVVVGLDQYVNYYKLQYGTLCIRENPGCLFIATNRDAVGHMTDLQEWPGAGCMVAAICGSTQKEPIVVGKPSNFLMEFLLKKFDVSCSKMCMVGDRLDTDILFGQNAGCRTLLVLSGVTTESVLQDPSNKTQPEYYTSKVDR; translated from the exons ATGAACTCCTCCCCTGCCCAGCTGCTGTCTGCCCAGAACGTGAACCAGCTCCTCGATTCTGTCCAAGCTTTTCTCTTCGACTGCGACG GTGTGATTTGGAAGGGCGATAAGCTGATCGATGGTGTCCCTGAGACACTGCACATGCTTCGATCAAAG GGGAAGAAGCTGGTGTTCGTTACCAACAATTCCACAAAATCAAGAAGCCAATACGCCAACAAGTTCCTTTCTCTTGGCATTTCGGTTACTGAG GATGAGATATTCTCTTCATCCTTTGCCGCAGCTATGTACTTGCAACTCATTAACTTCCCCCAACACAAAAAG GTTTATGTAATAGGGGAACAAGGTATTTTAGAAGAGCTGCAGCTTGCTGGTTTTACAGCTCTTGGTGGCCCT GAAGATGGTAAAAAAACGGCACAACTGAAATCAAATTGCCTTTTTGAACATGATAAGAGT GTTGGAGCAGTTGTGGTTGGACTAGACCAGTATGTTAACTATTACAAGCTTCA ATATGGAACCCTTTGCATACGTGAAAATCCGGGATGCCTTTTCATTGCAACCAATCGAGATGCAGTTGGACACATGACTGATTTACAAGAATGGCCcg GTGCTGGGTGTATGGTAGCTGCTATCTGTGGATCCACCCAGAAGGAGCCTATTGTAGTTGGAAAGCCCTCTAATTTCCTGATGGAATTTTTACTAAAGAA ATTCGATGTTAGTTGCTCCAAAATGTGTATGGTGGGTGATAGATTAGATACTGATATATTGTTTGGCCAGAATGCTGGCTGCAGAACTCTCCTCGTTCTTTCAG GTGTGACGACTGAATCCGTTCTTCAGGACCCTTCAAATAAGACTCAACCAGAGTACTATACAAGCAAG GTTGATCgctga
- the LOC18778328 gene encoding phosphoglycolate phosphatase 2 isoform X1 — protein MNSSPAQLLSAQNVNQLLDSVQAFLFDCDGVIWKGDKLIDGVPETLHMLRSKGKKLVFVTNNSTKSRSQYANKFLSLGISVTEDEIFSSSFAAAMYLQLINFPQHKKVYVIGEQGILEELQLAGFTALGGPEDGKKTAQLKSNCLFEHDKSVGAVVVGLDQYVNYYKLQYGTLCIRENPGCLFIATNRDAVGHMTDLQEWPGAGCMVAAICGSTQKEPIVVGKPSNFLMEFLLKKFDVSCSKMCMVGDRLDTDILFGQNAGCRTLLVLSGVTTESVLQDPSNKTQPEYYTSKVSDMFDLLRP, from the exons ATGAACTCCTCCCCTGCCCAGCTGCTGTCTGCCCAGAACGTGAACCAGCTCCTCGATTCTGTCCAAGCTTTTCTCTTCGACTGCGACG GTGTGATTTGGAAGGGCGATAAGCTGATCGATGGTGTCCCTGAGACACTGCACATGCTTCGATCAAAG GGGAAGAAGCTGGTGTTCGTTACCAACAATTCCACAAAATCAAGAAGCCAATACGCCAACAAGTTCCTTTCTCTTGGCATTTCGGTTACTGAG GATGAGATATTCTCTTCATCCTTTGCCGCAGCTATGTACTTGCAACTCATTAACTTCCCCCAACACAAAAAG GTTTATGTAATAGGGGAACAAGGTATTTTAGAAGAGCTGCAGCTTGCTGGTTTTACAGCTCTTGGTGGCCCT GAAGATGGTAAAAAAACGGCACAACTGAAATCAAATTGCCTTTTTGAACATGATAAGAGT GTTGGAGCAGTTGTGGTTGGACTAGACCAGTATGTTAACTATTACAAGCTTCA ATATGGAACCCTTTGCATACGTGAAAATCCGGGATGCCTTTTCATTGCAACCAATCGAGATGCAGTTGGACACATGACTGATTTACAAGAATGGCCcg GTGCTGGGTGTATGGTAGCTGCTATCTGTGGATCCACCCAGAAGGAGCCTATTGTAGTTGGAAAGCCCTCTAATTTCCTGATGGAATTTTTACTAAAGAA ATTCGATGTTAGTTGCTCCAAAATGTGTATGGTGGGTGATAGATTAGATACTGATATATTGTTTGGCCAGAATGCTGGCTGCAGAACTCTCCTCGTTCTTTCAG GTGTGACGACTGAATCCGTTCTTCAGGACCCTTCAAATAAGACTCAACCAGAGTACTATACAAGCAAGGTTTCCGACATGTTTGACTTGCTGCGGCCGTAG
- the LOC18778479 gene encoding serine/threonine-protein kinase D6PKL2 gives MASKSGARASSRLQQKIAGAQTVETNDLRQFPPQGVKPTRPELATPEQLSKSIQNLTKQVAVEASDNKRSANSNEKGSADSLINKLNSISLSPNLEKASKEVDSVVNETRGSLESSVDQEKKTSEYGSVKDSSVSAKVSDGASSLAKTSGSAKISDRVDFVESGKSSMCRGSTSSDVSDESTCSSFSSSISKPHKANDLRWEAIQAVRTRDGVLGLGHFRLLKRLGCGDIGSVYLSELSGTKCYFAMKVMDKGSLASRKKLLRAQTEREILQSLDHPFLPTLYTHFETDKFSCLVMEFCPGGDLHTLRQRQPGKHFSEQAVKFYVAEVLLALEYLHMLGIVYRDLKPENVLVREDGHIMLSDFDLSLRCAVSPTLVKTSSMEFEPLRKNPVYCVQPACIEPPSCIQPSCVAPTTCFSPRLFSSKSKKDRKPKNEIGNQVRPLPELIAEPTDARSMSFVGTHEYLAPEIIKGEGHGSAVDWWTFGIFLYELLFGKTPFKGSGNRATLFNVVGQPLRFPESPVVSFAARDLIRGLLVKEPQHRLAYKRGATEIKQHPFFEGVNWALIRCATPPEIPKPVEIERIPAPTASSSEKEKAPTPTAAPDQKGSDNYLEFDFF, from the exons ATGGCCTCAAAATCTGGTGCTAGAGCTTCCTCAAGACTGCAACAGAAAATAGCTGGTGCTCAGACGGTGGAAACTAATGATCTCAGGCAATTTCCCCCACAGGGAGTGAAGCCAACCAGACCTGAGCTCGCCACTCCTGAGCAATTGTCAAAATCTATACAAAACTTAACGAAGCAGGTTGCAGTAGAAGCTTCTGATAATAAACGGTCAGCAAATTCCAATGAAAAAGGATCTGCTGATTCCTTGATTAATAAATTGAATTCGATTTCATTATCACCCAACCTTGAGAAAGCATCCAAGGAAGTAGATTCTGTTGTAAATGAGACCAGAGGTTCACTGGAAAGTTCTGTTGATCAAGAAAAGAAGACATCAGAGTATGGAAGTGTGAAGGACAGTTCAGTTTCAGCCAAAGTGAGCGATGGAGCCAGCAGTCTTGCCAAGACTAGTGGAAGTGCCAAGATTAGTGATCGAGTTGATTTTGTAGAGAGTGGCAAGAGCAGTATGTGCAGAGGAAGCACAAGCAGTGATGTGAGTGATGAGAGCACTTGTAGCAGCTTTAGTAGCAGCATCAGCAAGCCTCACAAAGCAAATGACTTGAGATGGGAAGCTATCCAAGCTGTCCGAACAAGAGATGGGGTTCTGGGTCTTGGTCATTTCAGACTACTAAAGAGGTTAGGCTGCGGGGATATTGGGAGTGTCTACCTATCAGAGCTAAGTGGAACTAAATGTTATTTTGCAATGAAAGTTATGGACAAAGGGTCTCTAGCAAGTCGTAAAAAGCTTCTTCGTGCTCAGACAGAAAGGGAGATACTGCAATCTCTGGATCATCCCTTCCTTCCAACATTATATACCCACTTTGAAACAGATAAGTTTTCATGTTTGGTGATGGAATTCTGCCCTGGAGGAGACTTGCACACTCTCAGGCAGAGGCAACCGGGGAAGCATTTTTCTGAGCAGGCAGTAAA ATTCTATGTGGCTGAGGTACTGCTGGCTCTGGAATACCTCCACATGCTTGGGATTGTCTACCGTGACCTTAAGCCGGAAAATGTCCTGGTGAGGGAAGATGGTCATATAATGCTCTCCGACTTTGACCTTTCCCTCCGTTGTGCTGTTAGTCCAACTCTTGTCAAAACATCATCCATGGAGTTTGAACCCTTGCGGAAGAACCCTGTTTATTGTGTCCAGCCAGCTTGCATTGAGCCGCCTTCTTGTATCCAGCCATCCTGTGTAGCTCCTACAACATGCTTCTCACCACGTTTGTTTTCTAGCAAGTCCAAGAAGGACAGGAAAcctaaaaatgaaattggaaaccAAGTCAGACCATTACCTGAGCTCATTGCAGAGCCAACTGATGCCCGGTCTATGTCATTTGTTGGGACCCATGAGTATTTGGCACCTGAGATCATTAAGGGCGAAGGTCATGGAAGTGCTGTTGATTGGTGGACTTTTGGAATCTTTTTATATGAGCTGTTGTTTGGTAAAACTCCTTTTAAGGGTTCTGGGAATCGTGCAACGTTGTTCAATGTTGTTGGTCAGCCTCTCCGGTTTCCAGAATCACCAGTCGTCAGTTTTGCAGCAAGAGATCTCATAAGGGGATTGCTTGTAAAGGAACCACAGCACAGATTGGCGTACAAACGAGGGGCAACTGAGATAAAGCAACATCCCTTCTTTGAAGGTGTAAATTGGGCATTGATACGTTGTGCTACCCCACCCGAGATCCCAAAGCCTGTTGAGATTGAGCGGATACCTGCCCCAACAGCATCATCAAGTGAGAAGGAGAAGGCTCCTACTCCCACAGCAGCTCCTGATCAAAAGGGTTCTGATAATTATCTGgagtttgatttcttttaG
- the LOC18781523 gene encoding U-box domain-containing protein 35: protein MSEDDDQIKRISSNNDDDEYYYRSSSCNISSCEIEEDDEEEVGSSSSSSSRSSSRRSTQADDIPREIKELFGNKRYLPMPSIKEDYTDNHHDHRSSNSVYVGVGKSESSMEALTWTLKHAADPSSTTVYLIHVFPEIHFIPSPLGKLPKSQVSSQQVETYMAQETGKRRELLHKFLDKCSAANVKVDTVLIESDMIARAILDLIPILNITTLVLGTTKSNLRKLISGKGSGIADQILQAAPDGCEIKIICQGNQVMTDQAIHSLSPRLNDDPTTTKSMQHQPQRNNIEAFSCICFKPKFSSSC, encoded by the exons ATGTCGGAAGATGATGATCAAATTAAGAGGATTAGTAGtaataatgatgatgatgagtatTACTACCGTAGCAGCAGCTGCAACATATCATCATGCGAGATCGAGGAggatgatgaggaggaggttGGTTCAAGTTCAAGTTCAAGCAGCAGATCCTCATCAAGAAGATCAACCCAGGCCGATGATATCCCAAGGGAGATCAAAGAGCTTTTTGGGAACAAACGATACCTGCCCATGCCATCCATCAAGGAAGATTATACAGATAATCATCATGATCATAGAAGCAGCAACAGCGTTTATGTGGGAGTCGGTAAAAGCGAGTCAAGCATGGAGGCGCTGACCTGGACATTAAAGCACGCTGCTGACCCCTCATCCACCACCGTCTATCTCATTCATGTTTTCCCGGAGATCCACTTCATTCCAAGTCCAT TGGGAAAGCTTCCAAAGAGTCAAGTGAGTTCACAACAGGTGGAAACTTACATGGCCCAAGAAACAGGCAAGAGGAGAGAGCTCCTTCACAAGTTCCTTGACAAATGCTCCGCTGCAAATGTTAAGGTTGACACTGTGCTGATTGAAAGTGATATGATCGCACGGGCTATTCTAGACCTTATCCCTATTCTCAACATAACAACGCTAGTACTTGGAACTACCAAATCCAATCTAAg GAAATTGATTTCTGGGAAAGGAAGCGGGATAGCTGATCAGATACTTCAAGCTGCACCAGATGGCTGTGAGATCAAGATCATCTGCCAAGGGAACCAAGTCATGACGGACCAGGCGATTCACTCCCTTTCCCCACGTCTCAACGATGATCCCACTACGACCAAGTCTATGCAACACCAACCACAGAGGAATAATATTGAAGCCTTTTCATGCATCTGCTTTAAACCCAAGTTCTCTTCGTCCTGCTAG
- the LOC18780688 gene encoding SEC14 cytosolic factor codes for MGIVSQEAIKQFQTLMDQVDEPLKRTFQNVHQGYPLETFGRFLKAREWNVAKAHKMLVDCLNWRVQNEIDNILAKPIVPTELYRSVRDSQLIGLSGYSREGLPVFAIGVGLSTFDKASVHYYVQSHIQINEYRDRIILPSASRKYGKPITTCVKVLDMTGLKLSALSQIKLLTIISTIDDLNYPEKTNTYYIVNAPYIFSACWKVVKPLLQERTRKKVQVLSGCGKDELLKIMDYGSLPHFCKREGSGSSRHSQNGAENCFSLDHHFHQQLCNYIKQQSLIKQPVHPMKQGSFHVDVPEPAAEGTQIAKTIESEFNKFGNGNGLSDSLDDLKINGD; via the exons ATGGGGATCGTTTCTCAGGAAGCGATTAAGCAGTTCCAAACTTTGATGGATCAAG TTGATGAGCCACTCAAGAGAACATTTCAG AATGTTCATCAAGGATATCCTCTTGAGACTTTCGGCCGTTTTCTCAAAGCAAGAGAATGGAATGTCGCCAAAGCCCATAAAATG TTGGTAGATTGTTTAAACTGGAGGGTACAAAATGAGATTGACAATATATTGGCC AAACCGATTGTTCCAACTGAATTATACCGGTCAGTACGAGATTCACAGCTCATAGGTCTTTCGGGTTACTCAAGAGAG GGTTTGCCAGTCTTTGCCATTGGTGTTGGGCTAAGTACATTTGACAAGGCATCT GTTCACTACTATGTGCAGTCACACATTCAAATTAATGAATATCGAGATCGTATAATTTTG CCTTCTGCATCGAGGAAGTATGGTAAGCCTATTACCACCTGCGTGAAGGTTTTAGATATGACTGGTTTGAAGCTCTCAGCACTAAGCCAAATTAAG TTATTGACAATTATATCAACAATTGATGATTTGAACTACCCGGAGAAGACAAATACATACTACATTGTAAATGCCCCATATATATTCTCAGCTTGTTGGAAG GTTGTCAAGCCCCTTTTGCAGGAGaggacaaggaaaaaagtgcAGGTGTTGTCTGGTTGTGGTAAGGATGAACTGTTGAAG ATAATGGATTATGGATCTCTTCCACATTTTTGTAAAAGAGAAGGTTCGGGATCATCTCGGCATTCACAGAATGGAGCTGAAAATTGCTTCTCCTTGGACCACCACTTTCATCAACAGCTCTGCAACTACATCAAGCAGCAATCTTTGATCAAGCAACCTGTTCACCCAATGAAGCAGGGTTCTTTTCATGTGGATGTACCTGAGCCAGCTGCAGAAGGAACACAGATTGCTAAAACGATAGAATCTGAGTTTAACAAGTTTGGTAATGGGAATGGGCTATCTGACTCTCTAGATGACCTCAAAATCAATGGTGACTGA